From one Gossypium hirsutum isolate 1008001.06 chromosome D08, Gossypium_hirsutum_v2.1, whole genome shotgun sequence genomic stretch:
- the LOC107947637 gene encoding F-box/LRR-repeat protein 25 isoform X1 produces the protein MSEVLQITSPSVSKAQKREYDNINELPDEVLISILARMPMKEAARTSVLSRRWKKLWTSHPYLVFDGSNSLRGIHYRSEQVLESEQFKYLNWVNDVLESHHDAAIDEFKIRFYLDQCYQSDIDDWVRFAFGKKVQRFELDLSSSRVISHVQDSGYELCSHTLHFQTPLSLTSLVLKQVRVSGEVLENLLSNSPFLERLCIGASTSLVHLRLAGPSLCLTYLEITACARMKSLELDAPNLLSLKYSGQNIEIRFIEVPNLAEVFIGGMFVETCTRNYFLPLVPTFASQLQKLVLEMRVDERKMKLFEYPILSQLKELELQVRARDHDSLLCLTSLIKASPSLNQLSLELSWSKSYTRRRVMKVKRHHYNLKEVEIRGFVGGMVDSEFCIYLVKNAIMLEKMSIDPFTKNEKGGRESESS, from the exons ATGAGTGAAGTTTTACAAATTACCAGCCCCTCTGTTTCGAAAGCACAAAAG AGAGAATATGATAACATAAATGAACTACCAGATGAAGTGTTGATTTCGATTCTGGCTCGTATGCCAATGAAAGAAGCAGCGAGAACTAGTGTCCTTTCACGCCGATGGAAAAAGCTTTGGACTTCCCATCCATATCTGGTCTTTGACGGTTCAAACTCATTGCGTGGCATTCATTACAGGTCGGAGCAAGTTTTAGAATCAGAACAGTTTAAGTACTTAAATTGGGTGAACGATGTCTTAGAATCCCATCATGATGcagccattgatgaattcaaaaTTCGCTTTTATCTCGATCAATGTTATCAAAGTGACATTGATGACTGGGTCAGGTTTGCATTTGGAAAGAAAGTTCAAAGATTCGAACTGGATTTGTCCAGTTCTCGAGTCATCTCTCATGTTCAAGATTCTGGTTACGAGTTATGTTCACACACTCTTCATTTTCAAACTCCTCTTTCACTCACATCCCTTGTACTAAAACAAGTACGTGTGAGTGGGGAAGTTCTCGAAAACCTTCTATCCAATAGCCCTTTTCTCGAACGCCTATGCATTGGAGCTTCGACCTCTCTTGTCCATCTGAGATTGGCTGGTCCATCACTTTGCTTGACATACTTGGAGATAACTGCCTGTGCAAGAATGAAAAGTCTAGAACTTGATGCCCCCAATCTATTATCACTGAAATATTCTGGACAAAATATAGAAATTCGCTTCATCGAGGTTCCAAACCTTGCTGAAGTATTTATCGGAGGCATGTTTGTGGAAACCTGTACTCGTAACTATTTTTTGCCTCTGGTTCCAACATTTGCCTCTCAACTCCAGAAGCTTGTACTAGAGATGAGAGTTGATGAG AGGAAAATGAAGTTGTTTGAATACCCCATATTGAGTCAACTCAAGGAATTGGAGCTGCAGGTTAGAGCACGTGATCATGATAGCCTTCTTTGTCTCACTTCGTTGATAAAGGCCTCTCCTTCCTTGAACCAACTTTCATTGGAG CTGAGTTGGTCAAAATCGTATACGAGGAGGAGAGTGATGAAAGTGAAGAGGCATCATTATAACCTGAAGGAGGTGGAAATTAGGGGGTTTGTAGGGGGAATGGTTGATTCAGAATTTTGCATCTACTTGGTGAAGAATGCAATAATGCTGGAGAAGATGAGTATAGATCCTTTTACTAAAAATGAGAAAGGAGGCAGAGAGAGCGAGAGCAGCTAG
- the LOC107947637 gene encoding F-box/FBD/LRR-repeat protein At1g13570 isoform X2, producing the protein MPMKEAARTSVLSRRWKKLWTSHPYLVFDGSNSLRGIHYRSEQVLESEQFKYLNWVNDVLESHHDAAIDEFKIRFYLDQCYQSDIDDWVRFAFGKKVQRFELDLSSSRVISHVQDSGYELCSHTLHFQTPLSLTSLVLKQVRVSGEVLENLLSNSPFLERLCIGASTSLVHLRLAGPSLCLTYLEITACARMKSLELDAPNLLSLKYSGQNIEIRFIEVPNLAEVFIGGMFVETCTRNYFLPLVPTFASQLQKLVLEMRVDERKMKLFEYPILSQLKELELQVRARDHDSLLCLTSLIKASPSLNQLSLELSWSKSYTRRRVMKVKRHHYNLKEVEIRGFVGGMVDSEFCIYLVKNAIMLEKMSIDPFTKNEKGGRESESS; encoded by the exons ATGCCAATGAAAGAAGCAGCGAGAACTAGTGTCCTTTCACGCCGATGGAAAAAGCTTTGGACTTCCCATCCATATCTGGTCTTTGACGGTTCAAACTCATTGCGTGGCATTCATTACAGGTCGGAGCAAGTTTTAGAATCAGAACAGTTTAAGTACTTAAATTGGGTGAACGATGTCTTAGAATCCCATCATGATGcagccattgatgaattcaaaaTTCGCTTTTATCTCGATCAATGTTATCAAAGTGACATTGATGACTGGGTCAGGTTTGCATTTGGAAAGAAAGTTCAAAGATTCGAACTGGATTTGTCCAGTTCTCGAGTCATCTCTCATGTTCAAGATTCTGGTTACGAGTTATGTTCACACACTCTTCATTTTCAAACTCCTCTTTCACTCACATCCCTTGTACTAAAACAAGTACGTGTGAGTGGGGAAGTTCTCGAAAACCTTCTATCCAATAGCCCTTTTCTCGAACGCCTATGCATTGGAGCTTCGACCTCTCTTGTCCATCTGAGATTGGCTGGTCCATCACTTTGCTTGACATACTTGGAGATAACTGCCTGTGCAAGAATGAAAAGTCTAGAACTTGATGCCCCCAATCTATTATCACTGAAATATTCTGGACAAAATATAGAAATTCGCTTCATCGAGGTTCCAAACCTTGCTGAAGTATTTATCGGAGGCATGTTTGTGGAAACCTGTACTCGTAACTATTTTTTGCCTCTGGTTCCAACATTTGCCTCTCAACTCCAGAAGCTTGTACTAGAGATGAGAGTTGATGAG AGGAAAATGAAGTTGTTTGAATACCCCATATTGAGTCAACTCAAGGAATTGGAGCTGCAGGTTAGAGCACGTGATCATGATAGCCTTCTTTGTCTCACTTCGTTGATAAAGGCCTCTCCTTCCTTGAACCAACTTTCATTGGAG CTGAGTTGGTCAAAATCGTATACGAGGAGGAGAGTGATGAAAGTGAAGAGGCATCATTATAACCTGAAGGAGGTGGAAATTAGGGGGTTTGTAGGGGGAATGGTTGATTCAGAATTTTGCATCTACTTGGTGAAGAATGCAATAATGCTGGAGAAGATGAGTATAGATCCTTTTACTAAAAATGAGAAAGGAGGCAGAGAGAGCGAGAGCAGCTAG